A section of the Thauera chlorobenzoica genome encodes:
- a CDS encoding multidrug effflux MFS transporter, whose product MNDARPRIPPPAPPPVVFGAAAALPGTAAPARLLWLITGFWMLQPLSTDLYLASLPTLAASFRVAPAAVQQTLSMFALGVAVSQLVSGPLADRFGRRPMLLAGLLVYVAASLACALATHIDALITARFAQAAGSCTVAVIARAVVRDAWPASEGAQVIARSTSMLAVALLLAPIVGAQLQASFGWRANFTLLTLAGAALALISAVRFAETMTQRPPAAIRPAALLHNYGALLRSRAFWAYALPGALSFGMVFVYISGASFALIDVLDVPTRHFGYLFALGVLGYLVGTQLCRRMLPHYGLARTLRVGSTLGLAAGTTFAIGLALGLQHWATVVLAHFLVTLAHGINSPCAQSGAIAPFPEKAGAAAALLGSLTMLSAFLVTTLVGASYDGTLRPLATVSALLALALFVAERALAAYRPAEEAQA is encoded by the coding sequence ATGAACGACGCACGCCCCCGCATCCCGCCCCCTGCACCGCCCCCCGTAGTCTTCGGCGCCGCCGCCGCGCTGCCGGGCACCGCCGCCCCCGCCCGCCTGCTGTGGCTGATCACCGGCTTCTGGATGCTGCAGCCGCTGTCGACGGACCTCTATCTGGCATCGCTGCCGACACTCGCCGCATCCTTCCGCGTAGCACCGGCGGCGGTGCAGCAGACCCTGTCGATGTTCGCCCTCGGCGTCGCCGTGTCGCAGCTCGTCAGCGGTCCGCTGGCCGACCGCTTCGGCCGCCGCCCGATGCTGCTCGCCGGGCTGCTGGTCTATGTCGCGGCAAGCCTCGCGTGCGCGCTCGCCACCCACATCGACGCACTGATCACCGCCCGCTTCGCCCAGGCCGCGGGCAGCTGCACGGTCGCCGTGATCGCCCGCGCCGTTGTCCGCGACGCCTGGCCGGCCAGCGAGGGGGCGCAGGTGATCGCCCGCTCGACGAGCATGCTCGCGGTCGCGTTGCTGCTCGCCCCCATCGTCGGCGCCCAATTGCAGGCGAGCTTCGGCTGGCGTGCGAACTTCACGTTGCTGACACTCGCCGGTGCCGCGCTCGCGCTCATCTCGGCCGTGCGCTTCGCCGAGACGATGACGCAGCGCCCCCCCGCGGCGATCCGACCCGCCGCGCTGCTACACAACTACGGCGCGCTGCTGCGCAGCCGCGCGTTCTGGGCCTATGCGCTGCCGGGGGCGCTCTCTTTCGGCATGGTGTTCGTCTACATCTCCGGCGCGTCGTTCGCGCTCATCGACGTGCTCGACGTGCCCACGCGCCACTTCGGTTACCTTTTCGCGCTCGGCGTGCTCGGCTACCTGGTCGGCACCCAGCTCTGCCGGCGGATGCTGCCGCACTACGGGCTGGCGCGCACCCTTCGCGTCGGCAGCACGCTGGGGCTGGCGGCGGGCACAACCTTCGCCATCGGGCTCGCACTCGGTCTGCAGCACTGGGCGACGGTCGTCCTCGCCCACTTTCTCGTCACCCTCGCGCACGGCATCAACAGCCCGTGCGCGCAAAGCGGGGCGATCGCCCCCTTCCCCGAAAAAGCCGGCGCCGCCGCGGCCCTGCTCGGATCGCTGACGATGCTCTCGGCGTTCCTGGTCACCACCCTCGTCGGTGCCAGCTACGACGGCACGCTGCGGCCGCTCGCCACCGTCTCGGCGCTGCTCGCGCTCGCGCTGTTCGTCGCCGAGCGTGCCCTCGCCGCGTACCGCCCGGCAGAGGAGGCCCAAGCATGA
- a CDS encoding DUF4037 domain-containing protein — MNGLSLAEQYFERYGDELLGGEFAPWRERIAAGLAGDGSDCLGFDDEQSRDHDWGPGFCLWLTDADHAAIGTSLQQAYERLPKSFAGFERSTTEWGGDRVGVLEIGAWYRQYLGHPDGPQTLFDWLRIPEMHLAACTSGRVFHDPLDEFSQRRRRLLAFYPDDVRLAKIAARCMSIGQSGQYNFARALARDEFFAARYAETKFCSDLMSLVYLLNRRYAPYYKWLHRGLLALPRLGHAVHARIAALVSAADADEKRAHIEVLCALSVAELQAEGLTDSDSPFLVDHGPLIHRRIDDPALRRLSVLIG, encoded by the coding sequence GTGAACGGACTGTCGCTCGCCGAACAGTATTTCGAGCGCTACGGCGATGAACTGCTCGGCGGCGAATTCGCGCCTTGGCGCGAGCGCATCGCAGCCGGCCTTGCCGGCGACGGCTCGGACTGCCTCGGTTTCGACGACGAACAGTCGCGCGACCACGACTGGGGCCCCGGGTTCTGCCTGTGGCTGACCGACGCCGATCACGCCGCGATCGGCACGTCGCTGCAGCAGGCCTATGAGCGGCTGCCGAAGTCCTTCGCCGGCTTCGAGCGCTCGACCACCGAATGGGGTGGTGATCGCGTCGGCGTGCTCGAGATCGGCGCCTGGTACAGGCAATACCTCGGCCATCCCGACGGCCCGCAGACGCTCTTCGACTGGCTGCGCATCCCGGAAATGCATCTCGCGGCGTGCACCTCCGGCCGCGTCTTCCACGACCCGCTCGACGAGTTCTCGCAGCGCCGGCGCCGGCTGCTCGCCTTCTATCCCGACGACGTCAGGCTCGCGAAGATCGCCGCGCGCTGCATGTCGATCGGCCAATCGGGGCAGTACAACTTCGCACGCGCGCTCGCCCGCGACGAGTTTTTCGCCGCGCGCTACGCCGAAACCAAATTCTGCAGCGACCTGATGTCGCTCGTCTATCTGCTCAACCGTCGCTACGCGCCCTATTACAAATGGCTGCACCGCGGCCTGCTCGCGCTGCCGCGCCTGGGCCATGCCGTACATGCACGCATCGCGGCGCTGGTCTCGGCAGCCGACGCCGACGAGAAGCGCGCGCACATCGAAGTGCTGTGCGCGCTCTCGGTCGCCGAGCTGCAGGCCGAAGGGCTGACCGACTCCGACAGCCCCTTTCTCGTCGATCACGGCCCGCTGATCCACAGGCGCATCGACGATCCGGCATTGCGCCGCCTGAGCGTGCTGATCGGCTGA
- the bssB gene encoding benzylsuccinate synthase subunit beta: protein MSATPHTQVHWEENTARPCRKCKWQTPDPTDPMRGQCTVNRHAMGGVWKRWIRDVEHMTCSRHEEGELSFRDHV from the coding sequence ATGAGCGCAACACCGCATACCCAGGTGCACTGGGAAGAGAACACCGCCCGCCCCTGCCGCAAGTGCAAATGGCAAACGCCCGACCCGACCGATCCGATGCGCGGCCAATGCACCGTCAACCGGCATGCGATGGGCGGCGTGTGGAAACGCTGGATCCGCGACGTCGAGCACATGACCTGCAGCCGTCACGAGGAAGGCGAACTGAGCTTCCGCGACCACGTGTGA
- a CDS encoding DUF4125 family protein produces MTETLVAHVLDREWELFQRVHSARPVRCQSAPASFRTIRGSLFDLWTGEMLAAYLEALERAVAQGRNPLAEKYARMDGLIPPLSENPLIDAIVAVEERWQTELQARYPALYRRCCRSRAPTGDGRNFSVYLRCELETYGERTVHLYHENVERAATAGRNLAIEALDRLVAQSGYASLEQAEQVLSGRAAE; encoded by the coding sequence ATGACGGAGACGCTCGTCGCCCACGTGCTCGATCGCGAGTGGGAGCTGTTTCAACGGGTACATAGCGCCCGCCCCGTGCGCTGCCAGAGCGCGCCGGCCAGTTTCCGCACGATCCGCGGCAGCCTGTTCGATCTGTGGACCGGCGAGATGCTCGCCGCCTATCTCGAGGCCCTCGAACGCGCCGTCGCGCAGGGCCGCAACCCGCTCGCGGAAAAGTACGCACGCATGGACGGGCTGATTCCGCCGCTATCCGAGAACCCGTTGATCGACGCAATCGTGGCGGTCGAGGAACGCTGGCAGACCGAACTGCAGGCGCGCTACCCGGCGCTGTACCGGCGCTGCTGCCGCAGCCGGGCGCCGACCGGCGACGGGCGCAATTTTTCGGTCTATCTGCGTTGCGAGCTGGAGACCTACGGCGAGCGGACCGTGCACCTGTACCACGAGAACGTCGAACGCGCCGCCACCGCCGGGCGCAATCTCGCGATCGAAGCCCTCGACCGGCTCGTCGCACAAAGCGGTTACGCCAGTCTCGAACAGGCCGAACAGGTGCTGAGCGGACGGGCAGCGGAATGA
- a CDS encoding DUF4258 domain-containing protein, giving the protein MTLPLPGGEAAWIAARADASRYVLSEHVIRSLMAGSIEAAQIEAALRGGRIIEEHRHRERDPAYLLCAVHDGKPVHAIAAPRADGWLVVTHAYVPAPPVWRTALHRSSGEPTMSDSITTCFFCGGAIKQVTVGNFDYRLEGRLYVIKKVPAGLCQQCGEKYVDAEVGRRLNTLIAQQAFTGSESVDVIDYATAP; this is encoded by the coding sequence ATGACCCTTCCCCTCCCCGGCGGCGAGGCCGCCTGGATTGCCGCGCGCGCCGACGCATCGCGCTACGTCCTGTCCGAACACGTGATCCGCTCGCTGATGGCCGGCAGCATCGAGGCGGCGCAGATCGAAGCGGCGCTGCGCGGCGGCCGCATCATCGAGGAGCACCGCCATCGCGAGCGCGACCCGGCGTACCTGCTATGCGCCGTCCACGACGGCAAGCCGGTGCATGCGATCGCCGCCCCACGCGCCGACGGCTGGCTCGTCGTCACCCACGCTTACGTGCCGGCGCCCCCCGTGTGGCGCACCGCGTTGCACCGTTCTTCAGGAGAGCCGACGATGTCCGATTCGATCACGACCTGTTTCTTCTGCGGCGGCGCCATCAAACAGGTGACTGTCGGCAATTTCGACTACCGCCTCGAAGGCCGGCTGTACGTCATCAAGAAGGTTCCCGCCGGCCTGTGCCAACAGTGCGGCGAAAAATACGTCGATGCCGAAGTCGGGCGGCGGCTCAATACGCTGATCGCGCAGCAGGCCTTCACCGGCAGCGAGAGCGTCGACGTCATCGACTACGCGACTGCGCCGTGA
- a CDS encoding SDR family oxidoreductase, translating into MAKRVLVIGGSYFSGRVFVEEALKMPDVELHVFNRGRLPLRMDGITEHVGDRERPEQVGDAIPGGQWDSVVDFCAYTPAHVETLLTNLRGTVGQYLLISTTTVYRKTTQQPVDERAPLLDGPQPELGEYADYGYHKCLAEEAARRECARRGVALTVLRPAIIYGYYNYAPRETYFFDRLRAREPIVIPEPGASRFNFIWVVDMARLLWACIGDPRAFGETFNLASGEVVSHARIVEALGEITGKAIDTLRLPAGEIARRKLPLPFPLDEDLVYDGTKIDRLFGFEHTPFHVGLREALKYYLMVKRREAAAANAR; encoded by the coding sequence ATGGCGAAACGGGTACTGGTCATCGGCGGCAGTTACTTTTCCGGCCGCGTCTTCGTCGAGGAAGCGCTGAAGATGCCGGACGTCGAGCTGCATGTGTTCAACCGCGGCAGACTGCCCTTGCGCATGGACGGCATCACCGAGCACGTCGGCGACCGCGAACGCCCCGAGCAGGTGGGCGACGCGATACCGGGCGGGCAATGGGACTCCGTCGTCGATTTCTGCGCCTACACCCCGGCCCACGTCGAAACCCTGCTCACCAACCTGCGCGGCACCGTCGGCCAGTATCTGCTGATCAGCACCACGACCGTGTACCGCAAGACGACGCAGCAGCCCGTCGACGAGCGCGCACCGCTGCTCGACGGGCCGCAGCCGGAGCTGGGCGAATACGCCGATTACGGTTACCACAAATGCCTCGCCGAAGAGGCCGCGCGCCGCGAATGCGCGCGGCGGGGCGTCGCGCTGACCGTGCTGCGGCCGGCGATCATCTACGGCTATTACAACTACGCGCCGCGCGAGACGTATTTCTTCGACCGCCTGCGCGCGCGCGAGCCGATCGTGATCCCCGAGCCGGGCGCGTCGCGCTTCAACTTCATCTGGGTCGTCGACATGGCCCGCCTGCTGTGGGCGTGCATCGGCGATCCGCGCGCCTTCGGCGAAACCTTCAACCTCGCCTCGGGCGAAGTGGTGTCCCATGCACGCATCGTCGAGGCCCTCGGCGAAATCACCGGCAAGGCGATCGACACGCTGCGCCTGCCCGCCGGGGAGATCGCGCGCCGCAAGCTGCCGCTGCCGTTCCCGCTCGACGAGGACCTCGTCTATGACGGCACCAAGATCGACCGCCTGTTCGGCTTCGAGCACACGCCCTTCCACGTCGGCCTGCGCGAAGCGCTGAAGTACTACCTGATGGTCAAGCGGCGCGAAGCGGCCGCCGCCAACGCGCGATGA
- a CDS encoding amidohydrolase, protein MNADLILYNLVAFTPERFSGGRGADHGSIIAIKDGRILYVGDRAARAALAGPHTKLVDCQGATVIPGFNDAHCHPVAFAMTTRYVDCSPPHVRNLGDLIDALRSRAAETRPGNWLRAANCDPAILAERRLPTRWELDRASPVHPVIVVERSGQHCVLNSRALARCGIDESAGPSDAGTIHRDPTSGRVNGIISGNHAQVAAAMPPLSADEIEAGLRAADRAFLESGITTLQDTSWSNTPAHWQAMAAYKERGLLRPRVSLCAGADSVGAFAEQGLRTGSIHPGGDPDMLRLGAAKIALDESTGDPDPPQELLDATALAAHRAGFQFAFHVPDLALLHRSLNTLALLDGAGLRPRLRPRFEHCPACPPEWLDRLAASGALVVAQPALLPLAAPAVHARPPDPTQPALFPFRSFLRHRIPLAFGSDAPLVSCAPLEGLKAAVTRSDDDGRQVAAEEAIALADALRLYTYGSACAAGDEDATGTIEAGRRADLVVIEGGGDWATADDLGRARVVMTLIGGRIVWAR, encoded by the coding sequence ATGAATGCCGACCTGATCCTGTACAACCTCGTCGCGTTCACGCCCGAACGCTTTTCCGGCGGGCGCGGTGCCGACCACGGGTCGATCATCGCAATCAAGGACGGCCGGATCCTCTACGTCGGCGACCGCGCCGCGCGCGCCGCCCTCGCCGGCCCGCACACGAAGCTCGTGGACTGCCAGGGCGCGACGGTGATTCCGGGGTTCAACGACGCGCACTGCCATCCGGTCGCCTTCGCGATGACGACCCGCTACGTCGACTGCTCGCCGCCGCACGTGCGCAACCTCGGCGATCTCATCGACGCGCTGCGCTCCCGGGCGGCGGAGACGCGCCCGGGCAACTGGCTGCGGGCGGCGAACTGCGATCCGGCGATCCTGGCCGAGCGCCGGCTGCCCACGCGCTGGGAGCTCGACCGCGCCTCGCCCGTGCATCCGGTGATCGTCGTCGAGCGCAGCGGACAACATTGCGTGCTCAACAGCCGCGCGCTCGCGCGGTGCGGCATCGACGAGTCGGCGGGGCCGTCCGACGCCGGCACGATCCACCGCGATCCCACGAGCGGGCGCGTCAATGGCATCATCTCCGGCAACCACGCACAGGTGGCCGCGGCGATGCCGCCGCTTTCAGCGGATGAGATCGAGGCCGGCCTGCGCGCCGCCGACCGTGCCTTCCTCGAATCCGGGATCACGACCCTGCAGGACACGAGCTGGTCGAACACGCCGGCGCACTGGCAGGCGATGGCCGCCTACAAGGAACGCGGCCTCCTCCGTCCGCGCGTGTCCCTGTGCGCCGGCGCCGACAGCGTGGGCGCGTTCGCCGAGCAGGGGCTGCGCACCGGAAGCATCCATCCCGGCGGCGACCCCGATATGCTGCGCCTCGGTGCGGCGAAGATCGCGCTCGACGAGAGTACCGGCGATCCGGACCCGCCACAGGAACTCCTCGACGCCACCGCGCTCGCGGCCCACCGCGCCGGCTTCCAGTTCGCCTTCCACGTCCCCGACCTCGCGCTGCTGCACCGCTCGCTGAACACGCTCGCCTTGCTCGACGGCGCCGGTCTCCGGCCCCGCCTGCGCCCGCGCTTCGAGCACTGCCCGGCCTGCCCGCCCGAGTGGCTGGACCGCCTCGCCGCGAGCGGCGCACTCGTCGTCGCCCAACCCGCGCTGCTGCCGCTCGCCGCGCCGGCCGTGCACGCGCGCCCGCCCGACCCGACGCAGCCCGCGCTGTTTCCGTTCCGCTCGTTCCTGCGCCATCGTATCCCGCTCGCATTCGGCTCGGATGCGCCGCTGGTGTCCTGCGCACCGCTCGAAGGCCTGAAGGCGGCCGTGACACGCAGCGACGACGACGGCCGGCAGGTCGCGGCCGAGGAAGCGATCGCGCTCGCCGACGCGCTGCGCCTGTACACCTACGGAAGTGCGTGCGCGGCCGGCGACGAGGACGCGACGGGGACGATCGAAGCCGGCCGCCGCGCCGATCTCGTCGTCATCGAAGGCGGCGGCGACTGGGCGACGGCCGACGATCTCGGGCGCGCGCGAGTCGTGATGACGTTGATCGGCGGACGGATCGTCTGGGCGCGATAG
- a CDS encoding AAA family ATPase: MKNSGLLDSVHVPAADPYYYLNTETLSLLNRIHRISQKHPVNVLVVGKQGCGKSSLVRQYAAVHHLPLATFQIGLLSEPGQLFGEYALENGETRYKQFLFPQALQTPGCVIHLEEINRPEHPKALNMLFSILSDDRQVWMDELGLLKVADGVVFFATLNEGDEFVGTELLDPALRDRFYVTSMDFLPNDVEREVLQKKTGVTTAQAEEIIGVVNSLRASPELGVEVSTRKALMIGEMIAAGGSLREAIAASLQTDRETLESVLLSLHVELGKTERGTTEYVLFTPR, from the coding sequence ATGAAGAACAGCGGACTCCTCGACAGCGTGCACGTTCCTGCGGCCGACCCCTATTACTACCTGAATACCGAAACCCTGAGCCTGCTCAATCGCATTCACCGGATCTCGCAGAAGCACCCGGTCAATGTGCTCGTCGTCGGCAAGCAAGGCTGCGGCAAGTCGTCCCTGGTGCGGCAGTACGCCGCGGTGCATCACCTGCCGCTGGCGACCTTCCAGATCGGCCTGCTGTCCGAACCGGGGCAGCTCTTTGGCGAATACGCGCTCGAGAACGGCGAAACCCGCTACAAGCAGTTCCTGTTTCCGCAGGCGCTCCAGACGCCGGGTTGCGTGATCCATCTCGAGGAGATCAACCGGCCCGAGCACCCGAAGGCGCTCAACATGCTGTTTTCGATCCTCTCGGACGATCGCCAGGTGTGGATGGACGAGCTCGGCCTGCTGAAGGTCGCCGACGGCGTGGTGTTTTTCGCCACCCTCAACGAGGGCGACGAATTCGTCGGCACCGAACTGCTCGACCCGGCGCTGCGCGACCGCTTCTACGTCACCTCGATGGATTTCCTGCCCAACGACGTGGAACGGGAGGTGCTGCAGAAAAAGACCGGCGTCACCACCGCGCAGGCCGAAGAGATCATCGGCGTCGTCAACAGCCTGCGCGCGAGCCCGGAGCTTGGGGTCGAGGTGTCCACGCGCAAGGCGCTGATGATCGGCGAGATGATCGCCGCCGGGGGCAGCCTGCGCGAGGCGATCGCGGCGAGCCTGCAGACAGACCGCGAGACCCTCGAATCCGTGCTGCTGTCGCTGCACGTGGAACTCGGCAAGACCGAGCGCGGCACGACCGAGTACGTGCTGTTCACGCCACGCTGA
- a CDS encoding vWA domain-containing protein yields MSPAPATPVIERFVIPDTDGYSEFWRRDKSPVEPLELAKLLHALRKVAAFVGRNAGEVVWSGMAQDDATIAIDPSPILGCYPVPAARTDLVVGLTVHQAYLRTEWSARVRELALARLQPPPQYAYKFGLFLDLCESVYVDNLANRSVLGHYAEIARRWRVENNACRLLSPPTLSEALHLWWIFATDRDPDRYRTRWLDPWLEDLLDRAAFDKFYQAPFEQLAALVPALRTQCPAITGIAERVEFRVERYLALWKTLLPRIRFWIGDSGDRFMMPSEYDENIATEDAERKAVKATIVSYAKLIERALPAKNRDLTEQVLDNVMNAEGVVRVEGSDILMPAQDLVDAALRRKLERVVRHAAQRTSAFNRGLTSGKIHSRRLYRAHTTGTVFQEKKNEYDLRNDVVLLVDATGSMADPARWSRAETVFQTLFTAIHAYAKNARLFAYNETRSACRISELFRDGRMHTVLPQGKTASGEAIIATALSTRSAARRRIIIHLTDGASNWGCGVAEAIAFCRRRNIGLLTLGIGCSPAAKQSLRDEYGKLVQFIDDLQQLPPLLGSLLNYDARH; encoded by the coding sequence ATGTCCCCGGCTCCCGCCACGCCCGTCATCGAACGCTTCGTCATTCCCGACACCGACGGTTATTCCGAATTCTGGCGCCGCGACAAGTCGCCGGTCGAACCGCTCGAGCTCGCGAAGCTGCTGCACGCGCTGCGCAAGGTCGCCGCATTCGTCGGCCGCAATGCGGGCGAAGTCGTGTGGTCCGGCATGGCACAGGACGACGCCACGATCGCGATCGATCCGTCGCCGATCCTGGGCTGCTACCCGGTGCCGGCGGCGCGCACCGACCTGGTGGTCGGCCTGACCGTCCACCAGGCTTACCTGCGCACCGAATGGAGCGCGCGCGTGCGCGAGCTCGCCCTCGCCCGCCTCCAGCCTCCGCCGCAGTACGCATACAAGTTCGGGCTGTTCCTCGACCTCTGCGAGAGCGTCTACGTCGACAACCTCGCCAACCGCAGCGTGCTCGGGCACTACGCGGAAATCGCGCGACGCTGGCGCGTCGAGAACAATGCGTGCCGGCTGCTGTCGCCGCCGACACTATCCGAGGCACTGCACTTGTGGTGGATCTTCGCCACCGACCGCGACCCGGATCGCTACCGGACGCGATGGCTCGATCCGTGGCTCGAGGACCTGCTCGATCGCGCCGCATTCGACAAGTTCTATCAGGCGCCCTTCGAGCAGCTTGCGGCCCTCGTGCCGGCATTGCGCACCCAGTGCCCGGCGATCACCGGTATCGCCGAACGCGTCGAGTTCCGCGTCGAGCGCTACCTGGCCCTGTGGAAGACGCTGCTGCCGCGCATACGCTTCTGGATCGGCGACAGCGGCGACCGCTTCATGATGCCTTCAGAATACGATGAAAACATCGCCACCGAAGATGCCGAGCGCAAGGCGGTGAAGGCGACCATCGTCAGTTACGCGAAGCTGATTGAGCGCGCGCTGCCGGCGAAGAACCGCGACCTGACCGAACAGGTGCTCGACAACGTGATGAATGCCGAAGGCGTCGTCCGTGTCGAGGGCAGCGACATCCTGATGCCGGCCCAGGACCTCGTCGATGCGGCGCTGCGGCGCAAGCTCGAGCGCGTGGTGCGCCATGCCGCGCAGCGCACCAGCGCCTTCAACCGCGGGCTGACCTCCGGCAAGATCCACAGCCGGCGCCTCTACCGCGCACACACGACCGGTACGGTGTTCCAGGAAAAGAAGAACGAATACGACTTGCGCAACGACGTCGTGCTGCTCGTCGACGCGACCGGGTCGATGGCCGATCCAGCCCGGTGGTCCCGCGCCGAGACGGTGTTCCAGACCCTGTTCACGGCCATTCACGCCTACGCGAAGAATGCACGGCTGTTCGCCTACAACGAGACCCGCAGCGCCTGCCGGATCTCGGAGCTGTTCCGCGACGGACGCATGCACACCGTGCTGCCGCAAGGCAAGACGGCTTCCGGCGAAGCGATCATCGCCACCGCGCTGTCGACGCGCAGCGCTGCACGCCGCCGCATCATCATCCACCTCACCGACGGCGCCTCGAACTGGGGCTGCGGCGTCGCCGAGGCGATCGCCTTCTGCCGGCGACGCAACATCGGCCTGCTGACCCTCGGCATCGGCTGCAGCCCGGCGGCGAAGCAGTCGCTACGCGACGAGTACGGCAAGCTCGTGCAGTTCATCGATGATCTGCAACAGCTGCCGCCATTACTCGGCAGCCTGCTCAATTACGACGCCCGTCACTGA